The following coding sequences are from one Culicoidibacter larvae window:
- the polA gene encoding DNA polymerase I produces MDKKLILIDGNSLFFRAYFATAYSGNLMHNKAGLHTNALYGFSAMLMKILDEHQFTHLFVAFDTGKKTFRHDQFEHYKAGRKATPPELLEQFPYVFRILNAARVAHFSLSGYEADDLIGTYAKRAEEQGFEVQILTSDRDMLQLISDKVTVRLTKKGLSELEDNTPAMLQEKYQLTASQIPDLKGLMGDTSDNIIGIPGVGEKTAVKLLGQYGSIEGIYEHIDELKGKQKERFVEYEDLAFKSRKLATIETNVPVEASVEDMKYDDVDAVALTEIFQELDFQSFIKKLNLRQSVLEQNGTDESMGGLLEGLEESNELLVVDKITADMLPDNCALTVEIPTSNYHQAHVEGFAVVNETTRFYVPFMIAKKSEAFLAWLADESKQKAMFDYKKATVGLEWHDIALNGASFDLMLAGYILDSTYTQDEIAPLAASKGYDVAFVENIYGKGAKFAVPETPVVAQYAIDAAHAVWYLKADLENELKANGQYELYQDLEMPLAHVLGDMEFAGIHVNRKTLDNMSDDMEARIGKLEANIHELAGTDFNIGSPKQLGVILFEKLGLPVIKKTKTGYSTAADVLEQLRTAHPIIEDLLMYRQLTKLKSTYIDGLRNVIFDDGKIHTIYKQAQTSTGRISSIEPNLQNIPIRLEEGKLIRKAFEPSDKERWIFAADYSQIELRVLAHIAKIPALIDAFKHGRDIHTETAVRVFEVEPDEVTSNMRRQAKAVNFGIIYGISDFGLSQQLGIPVAQAKQFIEKYFQSFPEIKAYMKETIGYAREHGYVKTLFDRKRYIPEIRSKNYNERSFGERAALNAPIQGSAADIIKFAMIEIERAIEAEELQSKLLLQVHDELIFDVVDSEKDRIAELVSEKMEAAVTLDVPLKVDYAFGRTWYDAK; encoded by the coding sequence ATGGATAAAAAGTTAATTTTAATTGATGGCAATAGTTTGTTTTTCCGGGCGTATTTTGCGACGGCATATTCGGGGAATTTGATGCATAATAAGGCTGGTTTGCATACCAATGCTCTTTATGGGTTTTCAGCAATGTTAATGAAGATTTTGGATGAGCATCAGTTCACCCATTTATTTGTTGCCTTTGATACTGGTAAGAAGACTTTCCGCCATGATCAGTTTGAGCATTATAAGGCGGGGCGTAAGGCGACGCCGCCGGAATTGCTGGAGCAGTTTCCTTATGTGTTCCGAATTTTGAATGCTGCCAGAGTGGCTCATTTTTCTTTGAGTGGTTATGAGGCTGATGATTTGATTGGGACGTACGCGAAGCGGGCGGAGGAGCAAGGATTTGAAGTGCAAATCCTGACTTCCGATCGTGATATGTTGCAGCTGATTAGTGATAAGGTTACGGTGCGGTTGACGAAGAAGGGGTTGTCTGAGTTAGAGGATAATACGCCGGCAATGTTGCAGGAGAAGTATCAATTGACTGCCAGTCAAATTCCGGATTTAAAAGGGTTAATGGGTGATACATCAGATAATATTATCGGCATTCCCGGGGTTGGTGAGAAGACTGCGGTGAAGCTGCTTGGGCAGTACGGTTCTATTGAGGGTATCTATGAACATATTGATGAATTAAAAGGGAAGCAAAAAGAACGTTTTGTTGAGTATGAAGATTTAGCGTTTAAAAGTCGCAAGCTGGCAACTATTGAGACCAATGTTCCGGTAGAGGCAAGTGTTGAGGATATGAAATATGATGATGTTGATGCAGTTGCTTTGACTGAGATTTTCCAAGAATTAGATTTTCAATCATTTATTAAGAAGTTGAACTTGCGGCAGAGTGTGTTGGAACAGAACGGTACAGACGAGTCAATGGGTGGTTTGCTTGAGGGCTTAGAGGAGAGCAATGAACTTCTAGTAGTTGATAAGATTACTGCTGATATGTTGCCTGATAACTGTGCTTTGACGGTTGAGATACCAACTAGTAATTATCATCAGGCTCATGTTGAGGGGTTTGCGGTTGTCAATGAAACGACGCGCTTTTACGTCCCGTTTATGATTGCCAAAAAGTCTGAAGCCTTTTTGGCTTGGCTTGCTGATGAAAGTAAACAGAAGGCAATGTTTGATTATAAGAAAGCGACTGTTGGGCTGGAGTGGCATGATATTGCGTTGAATGGTGCTAGTTTTGATTTGATGCTGGCTGGTTATATTTTGGATTCAACCTATACGCAGGATGAGATTGCGCCGCTTGCTGCCAGTAAGGGCTATGACGTGGCTTTTGTTGAGAATATTTATGGCAAGGGTGCCAAGTTTGCTGTTCCGGAGACACCGGTGGTGGCGCAGTATGCGATTGATGCCGCGCATGCGGTCTGGTATTTGAAGGCTGATTTGGAGAATGAGCTGAAAGCGAATGGACAATATGAGTTGTATCAGGATTTGGAAATGCCGCTTGCTCATGTGCTTGGTGATATGGAGTTTGCCGGTATTCATGTTAATCGCAAGACGTTGGATAATATGAGCGACGATATGGAAGCGCGAATCGGTAAACTTGAAGCTAATATTCATGAGTTGGCGGGCACTGATTTTAATATTGGTTCGCCAAAACAGCTTGGGGTTATTTTATTTGAGAAGCTGGGGTTGCCGGTTATTAAAAAGACGAAGACCGGTTATTCAACAGCTGCGGATGTGTTAGAGCAGTTGCGAACTGCCCATCCGATTATTGAGGACTTGTTGATGTATCGTCAGTTGACGAAATTGAAGTCAACGTATATTGATGGTTTGCGTAATGTTATTTTTGATGATGGTAAGATTCATACCATTTATAAGCAAGCGCAAACGTCAACCGGGCGAATTAGCTCGATTGAACCAAACTTACAAAATATTCCGATTCGTTTAGAAGAGGGGAAATTAATTCGTAAGGCGTTTGAGCCAAGTGATAAAGAACGCTGGATTTTTGCGGCGGATTATTCGCAGATTGAATTGCGGGTGCTGGCTCATATTGCTAAGATTCCAGCCTTGATTGATGCCTTTAAGCATGGTCGTGATATTCATACCGAGACTGCGGTGCGGGTATTTGAGGTGGAGCCTGATGAGGTAACCAGTAACATGCGGCGTCAGGCTAAGGCAGTAAACTTTGGTATTATTTATGGTATCAGTGATTTTGGTCTTTCACAGCAGTTAGGTATTCCGGTTGCGCAAGCAAAGCAGTTTATTGAAAAATATTTCCAGAGTTTTCCTGAGATTAAGGCTTATATGAAGGAAACTATCGGTTATGCTCGTGAACACGGTTATGTAAAAACATTGTTTGACCGCAAGCGATATATTCCGGAAATCAGAAGTAAGAATTATAATGAACGTTCATTTGGTGAGCGGGCAGCATTGAATGCACCGATTCAAGGGAGTGCCGCGGATATTATTAAGTTTGCGATGATTGAGATTGAGCGGGCGATTGAAGCTGAAGAGCTACAATCGAAGCTATTGCTGCAGGTACACGATGAGTTGATTTTTGATGTTGTTGATAGTGAGAAGGATCGGATTGCTGAACTTGTCAGTGAGAAGATGGAAGCTGCGGTTACTTTGGATGTGCCGCTAAAAGTTGATTATGCCTTTGGCCGTACATGGTACGATGCGAAATAA
- the mutM gene encoding DNA-formamidopyrimidine glycosylase, producing MPELPEVETVRRSLEPLVVGKTIDHVVSYWDPILHNKPNEFAELVEGKTIVAIGRFGKYLLFDLGEYTVISHLRMEGKYFFGQVNEPIDKHTHVLWQFTDGSELRYHDTRKFGRMEVVPTVVLQSSESPLRKLGREPFTADGKYLYDKIHKSSRAIKPVLLDQHILVGLGNIYVDEVLFRVKLHPLQPANTISRPKAAAIVEASREVLNKAIGLGGTTIRSYHNANGIDGLFQNELLVHHHEGDPCPVCGTTIIKEKVGGRGTYYCPHCQKLKYKKGVK from the coding sequence ATGCCGGAATTACCTGAGGTTGAGACCGTTCGCCGGAGCCTGGAGCCTTTAGTGGTAGGAAAAACGATTGATCATGTGGTGAGTTATTGGGATCCGATTTTACATAATAAGCCAAATGAGTTCGCGGAACTGGTTGAAGGTAAAACAATTGTTGCCATTGGTCGTTTTGGTAAATATTTGTTATTTGATCTTGGTGAGTATACGGTGATTAGTCATTTGCGTATGGAGGGGAAGTACTTTTTTGGTCAAGTAAATGAACCGATTGATAAACATACCCATGTGCTTTGGCAATTTACTGATGGTAGCGAGCTGCGTTATCATGATACCCGTAAATTTGGCCGTATGGAAGTTGTTCCGACGGTTGTGCTGCAAAGTAGCGAATCGCCGTTACGTAAGCTAGGACGCGAACCTTTTACTGCTGATGGCAAGTATTTATATGATAAGATTCATAAAAGCAGTCGGGCGATTAAGCCGGTGTTGCTGGATCAGCATATTTTGGTCGGTTTAGGGAATATTTATGTTGATGAAGTCTTGTTCCGGGTGAAGTTGCATCCATTGCAGCCGGCAAACACAATTTCGCGGCCAAAGGCCGCAGCAATTGTTGAAGCCTCCAGAGAAGTTTTAAATAAAGCGATTGGTTTAGGTGGTACGACGATTCGCAGTTATCATAATGCAAACGGGATTGATGGCTTATTTCAAAATGAGTTGTTAGTACATCATCATGAGGGTGATCCTTGTCCGGTTTGCGGTACAACTATTATTAAAGAAAAGGTTGGCGGTCGCGGGACCTATTATTGTCCGCACTGTCAGAAACTGAAATATAAAAAGGGAGTTAAATAA
- the coaE gene encoding dephospho-CoA kinase (Dephospho-CoA kinase (CoaE) performs the final step in coenzyme A biosynthesis.): protein MKRAVIGLTGGIASGKTTVANMLEEFGYYVLDSDKIAHQAMHDSKIKKQIDETFGDIAFDSKGEVDRKFLGSVVFKDPIQLAKLNSIIHPYVYHHLEHMIASRHNAIVFVDVPLLFEAKFTTLTDKNIVVYAPKEIQIQRLMDRNDFTEEQALERIEAQMPIDEKRDLADFVVDNSGRLMDTRKQLLHMLPHIAE from the coding sequence ATGAAACGCGCTGTTATAGGTTTAACAGGGGGAATTGCTAGCGGCAAGACGACGGTAGCAAATATGCTTGAAGAATTTGGTTATTATGTGCTGGATAGCGACAAAATTGCTCACCAAGCAATGCATGATAGCAAAATAAAGAAGCAAATTGATGAGACTTTTGGAGATATTGCTTTTGATAGCAAAGGTGAGGTTGACCGAAAGTTTCTCGGGTCTGTTGTTTTTAAAGACCCAATCCAATTGGCAAAATTGAATAGTATTATTCATCCATATGTTTATCATCACTTAGAACATATGATTGCCAGTCGTCATAATGCGATTGTATTTGTTGATGTACCACTATTGTTTGAGGCAAAGTTTACAACGTTAACGGATAAGAATATTGTTGTTTATGCACCAAAAGAGATTCAAATTCAAAGATTAATGGATCGTAATGATTTTACTGAGGAACAAGCATTAGAACGTATCGAGGCGCAAATGCCGATTGATGAAAAACGTGATTTAGCTGATTTTGTTGTTGATAATAGCGGTCGGCTTATGGATACCCGTAAGCAGTTGTTGCATATGTTGCCGCATATTGCTGAGTAG
- a CDS encoding DnaD domain protein, producing the protein MLKTISQVDTYEIRAEGAVSDFDRRTLFLLYQPILGNEALSVYFTLMELADNQIDTHYQLIMITQMSMAQLVKACERLEALSLLYTYVARTDETHILYEVKLPQVPGQFFADPLFSALLYSYTGASSFYKLQNQFAPVPTVDMHAYREVTARFDDVFALEPLQMVPDIQAVDAKKKQVRGQTQLKNSDFSFEVMYGALPVQIFTRAMFTPATLERLEKIAYLYQIDSATMAKILYDAYDVIREAIDFDQVAELAREYNQLHYGKSDARIVEQAESSKTITQPQDGLERLLQIYQTNSPYMYLKSRLKREPNQYEMNIIHLMMNDYKFNPEVINVLFDYVLGSQEEMGGTKFTKPYISEIANQWQHKHIQTAKAALEEIQQFRKQAENRSKPRNVQSKVALSDDEYVPKYDEPKQSEINISDEELENILKNLK; encoded by the coding sequence ATGTTAAAAACGATAAGTCAAGTTGATACATATGAAATAAGAGCAGAGGGTGCGGTTAGTGATTTTGACCGACGCACGCTCTTTTTACTCTATCAACCAATTCTTGGCAATGAAGCATTGAGTGTTTATTTCACGCTTATGGAGCTTGCTGATAATCAAATTGATACCCATTATCAGTTGATAATGATTACGCAGATGTCAATGGCACAGTTAGTCAAAGCATGCGAAAGATTAGAGGCGTTGTCACTCCTTTACACATATGTTGCGCGAACTGATGAAACCCATATTTTATATGAGGTGAAGTTGCCGCAGGTACCGGGACAGTTTTTTGCCGATCCATTATTTTCAGCATTGCTTTATAGTTACACTGGTGCCAGCAGTTTTTATAAATTGCAAAATCAATTTGCACCGGTTCCGACAGTTGATATGCATGCTTACCGTGAAGTTACTGCTCGCTTTGATGATGTATTTGCTTTAGAACCATTGCAGATGGTACCGGATATTCAGGCGGTTGACGCCAAGAAAAAGCAAGTACGCGGTCAAACTCAGCTTAAAAACAGTGATTTCTCATTTGAAGTTATGTACGGTGCATTACCAGTCCAAATTTTCACAAGAGCAATGTTTACTCCGGCAACACTTGAACGCCTTGAGAAGATTGCTTATTTGTATCAAATTGATTCAGCAACTATGGCAAAAATTTTGTATGATGCTTACGATGTTATTCGTGAGGCTATTGATTTTGATCAAGTTGCTGAACTGGCACGTGAGTATAATCAATTACATTATGGTAAAAGTGACGCTAGGATTGTTGAGCAAGCAGAATCTTCAAAAACAATCACTCAGCCACAAGATGGATTGGAACGATTATTACAAATTTACCAGACAAATTCACCGTATATGTATCTGAAAAGTCGCTTGAAGCGTGAACCAAACCAATATGAGATGAATATTATTCACCTGATGATGAATGATTATAAATTTAATCCTGAAGTTATAAATGTGCTTTTCGATTATGTTCTTGGTTCGCAAGAAGAGATGGGTGGCACTAAGTTTACTAAGCCATATATTTCTGAAATAGCTAATCAATGGCAGCATAAACACATTCAAACTGCGAAGGCTGCATTAGAGGAAATTCAACAGTTCCGTAAACAAGCAGAGAATCGTTCTAAACCACGCAATGTTCAAAGTAAAGTTGCTTTATCAGATGATGAATATGTACCAAAGTATGATGAACCGAAGCAATCAGAAATTAATATTAGTGATGAAGAACTTGAAAATATTCTGAAGAATTTAAAATAG
- the dnaI gene encoding primosomal protein DnaI, producing the protein MQSIQDVMPKIKPNDAVNQLLQQVVSQPLVQKFIEANPGISKEQVTLALPVLLDYLKYHGVFLNDDDDTSHLVPGMSARLTFDGMVEIELFPSEAYRQEMIVKKFIEHMHVPENLLKAEFKDWTTDQVKNTPAVLQTSILLNNINESKGHTGLYIYGTYGVGKTHLLGAIAHNLFEKRIPSMIVFWPELIREIKQDFSQAGSIVDRLKYVDVLMIDDIGAEMQSSFSRDEILLPILNHRMNHKKLTFFTSNLSMDELRTHFTYTQRGDKEPLKAERIMERIRSLATPVQFTGENQRNK; encoded by the coding sequence ATGCAAAGTATCCAAGACGTGATGCCGAAAATAAAACCAAATGATGCAGTCAACCAATTGTTACAACAGGTTGTCAGCCAACCATTAGTACAAAAATTTATTGAGGCAAATCCTGGTATCTCAAAAGAACAAGTTACTTTGGCATTGCCAGTACTGCTTGATTATTTAAAATATCATGGTGTGTTTTTAAATGACGATGATGATACCAGCCACTTAGTTCCCGGCATGAGTGCGCGTCTGACATTTGATGGTATGGTAGAAATAGAACTATTCCCAAGTGAAGCCTATCGTCAAGAAATGATTGTTAAAAAATTCATTGAACATATGCATGTGCCAGAAAATTTATTAAAGGCCGAATTTAAAGACTGGACGACCGACCAAGTAAAAAATACACCTGCAGTTTTACAAACTTCAATTTTGTTAAATAACATCAATGAATCTAAAGGCCATACCGGTCTCTATATTTATGGAACATATGGGGTTGGAAAAACCCATTTGCTTGGTGCCATTGCTCACAATTTATTCGAAAAACGAATTCCTTCGATGATTGTTTTCTGGCCGGAGTTAATCCGTGAAATCAAGCAAGATTTCAGTCAGGCCGGCAGCATAGTTGATCGCTTAAAATATGTTGATGTCTTGATGATTGATGATATTGGTGCAGAAATGCAAAGTAGCTTTTCGCGAGATGAAATATTACTACCAATTCTTAACCACCGGATGAACCACAAGAAGCTTACATTCTTTACTTCGAATCTGTCAATGGATGAATTACGAACTCATTTTACGTACACGCAACGTGGTGATAAAGAACCATTGAAAGCTGAACGTATCATGGAACGTATCCGTAGCCTGGCAACACCAGTACAATTTACCGGTGAAAATCAGCGTAATAAATAA